The window ATGACAGGGGATTTTTCCATAGCATGGGATTGCGTCCAATAGCCCAAGCACTGACCAGCACTTGTGAATTCTTTGGAATTGTGTAGCCACAGAGTTCCACTTCCTCTTTTACTTGGCGTGGTAGTAAGAACGGTGTTGTAGGGTGTAACCTTACAGTTTCTTTCAGAATACATTGCAAGTAAACCAACCTAGAAATGTCTTCTTCTCCTATGATCTTGCCTTTTCCGATCACTTGGTTCAGCTCAGCTTTGGCCTTCAGTAATGTTTCTGGATTTCTCAATATCTCAGACATCGCCCATTCCACAGTACTCGAAGTTGTATCTGTTCCCGCAACAAATAAGTCCTGCATTTTCATTTATCAGTTTAGATATTGTGATATTAAAAGAACAGTACCAGACAGGACTACAGTGTGACCATTTGGATAAGcctaaagtaaaaaagtggaataaaagtgagaaataaattaagACTCATAATTGATTACACTGTTTGGGAAAAAACAAGAAGTCTTGAgacaaaaactagcattctaagctttttataagtgcttctgactttttacacagatggatcaagaaaaatagaagtcGATTTCTTGTATAAAAAGGTGAAAAGCAGGGTTGGCCAAACGGGCACAATGTTCATTACTGATTAACTCATTAGGACGAAAAGAGTAACTTACCATAAACAAGTGTCGTATCTGAGTTTTATCAATCTCATTTGTTTGTTCTATTTTTAAAAGTTCATCAAGCATGTCTGTCGTACTAATGTTCGCCAAGAAGTTTGTCGATCCCTTCAACTCCGACCGCTCATTTACCAGTCCATCAAATAACTGAATTAGCTTCTCGGAATAGCCAGTTATTCGCAAATATATACCTTGTGGATCAATCCACGCTGGAATAGGAAAAAAATCTACCATATTAGGATTGCCAAGCTCAACCAGAATATTCCACACCAAGTCCCTGAATTCTTTAGCCTCCGAATTGTCATATGAATCTGTCATATCCTTGGAAAATATagtgtttgataaaaaattaagcGTAGTCAGAAAAGCAGCGCGGCCAATGTCTACAGCCTCCCCACTCTGGCTACACTTCTCACAGTACCTAATAAGTTCATGCACCTTCCTGCTGCGTAGATGCCTATTCTCATCAAGCCTTTTAGCAGTAAATAGATGTGACTTCAGAATTTTTCTTAGGCTTCTCCATCGACTTCCCACAGGCAACCACGCTACTGAGTATTTATTATGATCGCAAGAACGCG of the Daucus carota subsp. sativus chromosome 4, DH1 v3.0, whole genome shotgun sequence genome contains:
- the LOC108217295 gene encoding geraniol 8-hydroxylase; protein product: MDIAIICALYIFLAFTLLSLFKPKSKSNHKLPPGPYPLPIIGNIHKLGKNPHRSLADLAQVYGPIMRLKLGQITTIVISSSSMAQQVLQKQDAVFANRPVPQSTRSCDHNKYSVAWLPVGSRWRSLRKILKSHLFTAKRLDENRHLRSRKVHELIRYCEKCSQSGEAVDIGRAAFLTTLNFLSNTIFSKDMTDSYDNSEAKEFRDLVWNILVELGNPNMVDFFPIPAWIDPQGIYLRITGYSEKLIQLFDGLVNERSELKGSTNFLANISTTDMLDELLKIEQTNEIDKTQIRHLFMDLFVAGTDTTSSTVEWAMSEILRNPETLLKAKAELNQVIGKGKIIGEEDISRLVYLQCILKETVRLHPTTPFLLPRQVKEEVELCGYTIPKNSQVLVSAWAIGRNPMLWKNPLSFQPERFMDSKIDVSGHDYELIPFGAGRRMCPGLPFAMRMMPVMLGSLINCFDWELEGGIAPEELNMEEKVGITLAKLHPLRAVATGILT